From Haloglomus litoreum, the proteins below share one genomic window:
- a CDS encoding nucleoside phosphorylase — protein MIPNYGDKYDADAAFSPEEVVGMGREELPDVPRAVILGYQPKLTEFVEPRADSPVQIVRSQRLYPVTETVGYVPVHEWGTGAPISAMVTENVIAAGAEVVVLLGGAAGLQTDIPSDAAILPTDAIRDEGVSYHYIPDGESVTPTASLVDGLDERLSEAGFDTPRGTTWTTSAFYRETVPEISAYGDDGVVTLDMESAAIWAVCQYRGVDTASVHELGGVLTPEEWRPETQQDRGVTEMFDPTVAGLETHVADT, from the coding sequence GTGATTCCCAACTACGGGGACAAGTACGACGCGGACGCAGCCTTCTCACCGGAGGAGGTGGTCGGGATGGGGCGTGAGGAACTGCCGGACGTTCCCCGGGCCGTGATCCTCGGCTACCAGCCGAAACTCACGGAGTTCGTCGAACCCCGGGCCGACTCTCCAGTCCAGATCGTCCGGTCACAGCGCCTCTACCCGGTGACGGAGACGGTCGGGTACGTCCCCGTCCACGAGTGGGGAACCGGGGCGCCGATCTCGGCGATGGTCACCGAGAACGTCATCGCAGCGGGTGCCGAGGTCGTCGTCCTGCTGGGTGGTGCCGCGGGACTGCAGACGGACATCCCATCGGACGCGGCCATCCTCCCCACCGACGCCATCAGGGACGAGGGGGTCTCCTACCACTACATCCCCGACGGGGAGTCGGTGACGCCGACGGCGTCGCTCGTCGACGGCCTGGACGAGCGCCTCTCGGAGGCGGGCTTCGACACACCGCGGGGGACGACGTGGACGACGAGCGCCTTCTACCGCGAGACGGTCCCCGAGATCAGCGCGTACGGCGACGACGGCGTCGTCACGCTGGACATGGAATCCGCGGCCATCTGGGCGGTGTGTCAGTACCGTGGTGTCGACACCGCCTCCGTCCACGAACTGGGTGGCGTTCTCACGCCCGAGGAGTGGCGGCCGGAGACCCAGCAGGACCGGGGAGTGACGGAGATGTTCGACCCGACCGTGGCTGGCCTGGAGACCCACGTGGCCGACACGTAG
- a CDS encoding GNAT family N-acetyltransferase, giving the protein MQFSDDLEFDHRDRKDIYDYIERNGRVDYDEAMAALNMDETAFGHHVAILRRDGVVERDEDELRLAFEDAEVEIHSADDVEFTIRQAHEDDLDGLVEAIRTALADRTYIVGETVADTVDHEDVLLRHNEVQSRVFFVATVEGEVVGWVNLDHPEVDSLDHTAELTVGVVPEYRGHTIGSELMERAYDWARDNGYEKLYNSVPATNERGMEWLEEHGWETEAVRERHYRIEDEYVDEVMMAVWP; this is encoded by the coding sequence ATGCAGTTCAGTGACGACCTGGAGTTCGACCACCGGGACCGCAAGGACATCTACGACTACATCGAGCGCAACGGACGGGTCGATTACGACGAGGCGATGGCCGCGCTGAACATGGACGAGACGGCGTTCGGTCACCACGTCGCCATCCTCCGCCGGGACGGCGTGGTCGAGCGCGACGAGGACGAACTGCGGCTGGCGTTCGAGGACGCCGAGGTGGAGATCCACTCCGCCGACGACGTGGAGTTCACCATCCGGCAGGCCCACGAGGACGACCTCGACGGGCTGGTCGAGGCGATCCGGACGGCGCTCGCCGACCGGACGTACATCGTCGGCGAGACCGTCGCCGACACCGTCGACCACGAGGACGTCCTGCTCCGGCACAACGAGGTCCAGTCGCGGGTGTTCTTCGTCGCGACCGTCGAGGGGGAGGTCGTCGGCTGGGTCAACCTCGACCACCCGGAGGTCGACAGCCTCGACCACACCGCCGAACTCACCGTCGGCGTGGTTCCGGAGTACCGCGGTCACACCATCGGGAGCGAACTGATGGAGCGGGCCTACGACTGGGCCCGAGACAACGGCTACGAGAAGCTGTACAACTCCGTCCCGGCGACCAACGAGCGCGGCATGGAGTGGCTCGAGGAGCACGGCTGGGAGACCGAAGCCGTCCGCGAGCGCCACTACCGCATCGAAGACGAGTACGTCGACGAGGTGATGATGGCGGTCTGGCCGTAG
- a CDS encoding ATP-grasp domain-containing protein, with the protein MASGDGSRVGIICRPHHHVFETVGRRLDRRGHQVTYFEPERELPRSAIEELSLLVCKKVRPASVRALKAAERAGVATWNGLLSTTILASRLVMLEALSAVGFRVPPVTFEPPEGPYVAKPLFSWDGDPEIGGSGGFYQPLLDTDGRDRKCYLVDDGRALHAATVVCSSKLFGEKRVLDHESTPDRDVDRMAQLLSLADTEAIGVDVIEADGRRYAVDCNAAPSFRQAGLESALTDSIHRAVPSTDTG; encoded by the coding sequence ATGGCCTCCGGCGACGGCTCGCGGGTCGGGATCATCTGCCGCCCGCATCACCACGTGTTCGAGACGGTCGGCCGTCGCCTGGACCGTCGGGGGCACCAGGTGACCTACTTCGAACCCGAGCGCGAGCTGCCCCGGTCGGCAATCGAGGAGCTGTCGCTCCTGGTCTGCAAGAAGGTCCGTCCCGCGTCGGTGCGGGCGCTGAAAGCGGCCGAACGCGCCGGGGTCGCCACCTGGAACGGCCTGCTGTCGACGACCATCCTCGCCTCGCGGCTGGTGATGCTGGAGGCGCTGTCGGCGGTTGGCTTCCGCGTCCCCCCGGTGACCTTCGAGCCACCCGAGGGGCCGTACGTCGCCAAGCCACTGTTCAGCTGGGACGGGGACCCGGAGATCGGCGGGAGCGGCGGCTTCTACCAGCCACTGCTGGACACCGACGGCCGCGACCGCAAGTGCTACCTCGTCGACGACGGCCGGGCGCTCCACGCCGCCACCGTCGTCTGCTCGTCGAAGCTGTTCGGGGAGAAGCGGGTCCTGGATCACGAGTCGACACCCGACCGGGACGTCGACCGGATGGCACAGCTGCTGTCGCTGGCGGATACGGAGGCGATAGGCGTCGACGTCATCGAGGCGGATGGCCGCCGCTACGCCGTCGACTGCAACGCCGCGCCGAGCTTCAGGCAGGCAGGGCTGGAGTCTGCACTGACCGATTCGATCCACCGGGCGGTCCCGAGCACGGATACCGGGTGA
- a CDS encoding DUF7490 domain-containing protein: MNRERVLAVAAAGVVVVALLSAAVVPGAIADPSADEPERPGPLRAVDMPITAGQVSGETATLQVTPYLRHDGPTTPNVSVVFRAIDTESGLVETTRRVEVGDVDTDGERPVSTNLTVEREGGYRIEAVVYTGDRRIDTARRTVSGLSALTPAYARSTVEFTDEDALPALSVGVEEAGEDRTTLRVAPSLVNRGDTAPDGLRVELTLRQAESNVVAARAAVDVGTIQPGRTASPATTVSVPAEYNYYVDAVLYRDGVVVDTARGVVNLDPTETISVNETRREVGFEAGDFESDRGGGSGGAPPGTGTPVSGGQPGFGAGLAVVALLGAALLARRWSR; encoded by the coding sequence ATGAACCGCGAACGCGTCCTGGCGGTCGCCGCCGCCGGGGTGGTCGTGGTCGCCCTCCTTTCGGCCGCCGTGGTCCCCGGCGCCATCGCGGACCCCTCGGCGGACGAACCGGAGCGACCCGGTCCCCTCCGCGCCGTCGACATGCCCATCACGGCCGGGCAGGTCAGCGGGGAGACCGCCACCCTCCAGGTGACACCGTACCTCCGCCACGACGGCCCGACGACCCCGAACGTCTCCGTCGTCTTCCGCGCGATAGACACCGAGTCCGGGCTCGTGGAGACGACCCGTCGCGTCGAGGTCGGCGACGTCGACACCGACGGCGAGCGCCCAGTCTCGACGAACCTGACCGTCGAGCGCGAGGGCGGCTACCGCATCGAGGCCGTCGTCTACACCGGCGACCGGCGCATCGACACCGCCCGGCGAACGGTGTCGGGCCTATCGGCCCTGACACCTGCATACGCCCGGAGCACCGTCGAGTTCACCGACGAGGACGCACTGCCGGCGCTCTCCGTGGGCGTCGAGGAGGCGGGCGAGGACCGGACCACCCTCCGCGTGGCCCCGTCGCTCGTCAACCGTGGCGACACCGCTCCCGACGGCCTGCGGGTCGAGCTGACGCTCCGGCAGGCCGAGTCCAACGTGGTCGCGGCCCGCGCGGCCGTCGATGTCGGCACCATCCAGCCCGGCCGGACGGCCTCGCCCGCGACGACCGTCTCGGTCCCCGCGGAGTACAACTACTACGTCGACGCCGTGCTGTACCGGGACGGCGTGGTGGTCGACACGGCCCGCGGCGTCGTGAACCTCGACCCGACCGAGACCATCTCGGTCAACGAGACGCGCCGGGAGGTCGGGTTCGAGGCCGGCGACTTCGAGAGCGACCGCGGGGGTGGCAGTGGCGGCGCGCCTCCCGGGACGGGGACCCCCGTCTCCGGCGGCCAGCCCGGTTTCGGCGCGGGCCTGGCCGTCGTCGCCCTGCTCGGGGCCGCCCTGCTGGCTCGGAGGTGGTCGCGATGA
- a CDS encoding tryptophanase, giving the protein MRAYRAKMVESIRLPDREEREAALDAAGHNVFNLDSDAVYVDLLTDSGTGTMSDAQWAAMMQGDEAYAGSGSFTDLEAAASDVLGFDRIVPAHQGRGAENVLYGSLVEPGDVVPNNTHFDTTRAHVVEQGGEPVDCPVEGALDPGASGDFLGNFDVERARAVVDEVGADRVPAVVVTLTNNSAAGQPVSVANVRAVREFCDEIGATFVLDACRFAENAHFVREREPEFADSTVAAVAREQLSYADACIVSAKKDGLANVGGFVGIRDAPAFDDLFERAKQRAILYEGFTTYGGMAGRDLAAVAVGLREAVTDAYITDRVEQVRWLGERLDEAGVPVVRPVGGHAVYVDAGAMCPHLRSEEFPGQAVVCDLYREGGVRGVELGEFAFPGADRPDLVRLAIPRRTYARDHLEHVVETAAAVADHADDLPGYEVVSEPPMAELRHFSADLRPLAPSPGSEE; this is encoded by the coding sequence ATGCGCGCATACCGGGCGAAGATGGTGGAGTCGATCCGGCTCCCCGACCGCGAGGAGCGCGAGGCCGCTCTCGACGCTGCGGGGCACAACGTCTTCAATCTCGATTCGGACGCGGTGTACGTCGACCTCCTGACCGACAGCGGCACCGGGACGATGAGCGACGCCCAGTGGGCGGCCATGATGCAGGGCGACGAGGCCTACGCCGGGAGCGGGAGCTTCACGGACCTCGAAGCGGCCGCGAGCGACGTGCTCGGCTTCGACCGCATCGTCCCCGCTCACCAGGGCCGGGGCGCCGAGAACGTCCTCTACGGGAGCCTCGTCGAGCCGGGCGATGTCGTCCCCAACAACACCCACTTCGACACGACCCGTGCCCACGTCGTCGAGCAGGGCGGCGAGCCGGTCGACTGCCCGGTCGAGGGCGCGCTCGATCCGGGCGCGAGCGGCGACTTCCTCGGGAACTTCGACGTGGAGCGGGCCCGCGCCGTCGTCGACGAGGTCGGCGCCGACCGCGTCCCGGCGGTCGTCGTCACGCTCACCAACAACTCCGCCGCCGGCCAGCCCGTCTCCGTCGCGAACGTCCGTGCCGTGCGCGAGTTCTGCGACGAGATCGGCGCCACGTTCGTCCTCGACGCCTGCCGCTTCGCCGAGAACGCCCACTTCGTCCGCGAGCGCGAGCCCGAGTTCGCCGACAGCACGGTCGCCGCGGTCGCCCGCGAACAGCTGTCGTACGCCGATGCCTGCATCGTGAGCGCGAAGAAGGACGGCCTCGCCAACGTCGGCGGCTTCGTCGGCATCCGGGACGCCCCGGCGTTCGACGACCTCTTCGAGCGCGCGAAGCAGCGCGCCATCCTCTACGAGGGGTTCACCACCTACGGCGGGATGGCGGGCCGGGACCTCGCGGCGGTCGCCGTGGGCCTCCGCGAGGCCGTCACGGATGCGTACATCACCGACCGCGTCGAGCAGGTCCGGTGGCTCGGTGAGCGCCTCGACGAGGCCGGCGTCCCGGTCGTCAGGCCCGTCGGCGGGCACGCGGTGTACGTCGATGCCGGGGCGATGTGCCCCCACCTCCGGAGCGAGGAGTTCCCGGGACAGGCCGTGGTCTGTGACCTCTACCGCGAGGGCGGGGTCCGCGGGGTCGAACTCGGCGAGTTCGCGTTCCCGGGCGCCGACCGGCCGGACCTCGTCCGGCTGGCGATTCCCCGGCGGACGTACGCTCGCGACCACCTCGAACACGTCGTCGAGACGGCGGCCGCGGTGGCGGACCACGCCGACGACCTCCCGGGCTACGAGGTCGTCAGCGAGCCGCCGATGGCAGAGCTGCGACACTTCTCGGCGGACCTCCGACCCCTGGCCCCGAGCCCGGGTTCGGAGGAGTGA